AAtcgttttaattgactactgtattGCACTGTGACACTTTttaactttacttacttacttaaaaGAGCAACGTACAATACATATTAAAAGATTATGCagtacaaaaacaaataaataaacaaaacagataCAAATCAGACCATAGAATATTTAATCAACCAAATGCCAGTTGAAGTTGTCGTGTTTacaaagtggatttaataaGATATGAATGTCTACCAGGCAGAAAGGGTGGATGGAAAGATGCCTTCAGGTGTACTCTGGGATTTGTAGGATCCTATATTTTTTTGAGCTATCGGCTCAAACTCGGGACTACAATTCAGGACATGGCCTGCGCTGCTTTGGCCAAACACGATGACGGCGGCACTGTTACAGCTTTAAGCAGAAAGATACATAAATACTTGCTCCATTCATGATTAtatcacacacacttcctcaatTCCGACGTTCTTCATCGCACGTGAAGCTCCTCTGCAGACTGAACTGTCTCGCGCACATTGCCTCTCCGTGCTAGCTAACCCCTTTCGAGAATGTTCTTTGTTTATGAGTTTGACACCGACTGATAATTAAACATTATGGAGCACGACTTCAAGTGTGTAAAAGTTAATTAACCAAAACACTGGCGGGAATTTTaagttatttaaaatgtaacgtTAGGGATGTTGTCTGCCCGAGGACAGCGGCAATATGACTCCTAGGATTATATCTACCAACCGAAAAAGTTAATGAACgacttattgttttatttggtaGTGTGCAGCACCTGCTAACGTTAACATAGTTTACACGAGAGAGCAACGGCGATGCAGAAGCTTCAAAAGCGGTTCAATAGCGATCAGCCTTTACCTGACTGCTGCTCTGTTTCCGCCATGGTGAGGATAACAGTCTTCTTCTACGCGGGTTTCAGGTAGATTTGAAGAAACCGCAGCGCATTACTGCCGCCTGCTGTTCGAACGGCGAACTGCGTCCCCGGTTATATTGTATTATAGGCTGCTAACAGTACATCGATTttacagtaggggcgagatccccctagcgacgctggcactcagtggcacttgccagcagttgccagcagttgccagcagttgccagcagttgccagcagttgccagcagttgccagcagttgccagcagttgccagcagttgccagcagatgccactactagtcaaaaagtgccactactagtcaaaaagtgccaccagtgattgcactcgccctctctccgaTTTTAACTGCTTCTTTAAAAGAGGATTCTGTCAGTCAtgattatgagatactatctcataatcaTGACTTAGTATCTTATCATTATGATATACTATATTCAGTAAAAAtgatgagatgctaagtcataattatgagttgCTAAGTCTTAATTATGAGAtattaagtcataataatgagatgatAAGtgataattatgagatagtaagtagaaataatgagatactatctcataattctgAGACAGTGAATCGAAATTAttagatagtatctcataataatgagatactatctcataatcatgacttagcatcttattattatgatatactATAGTAAATCGAAATTATGAGACGGTAAGTCATAATGATGAGTTGCTAAGTcttaattatgagatagaaagtcataataatgagatgctaagtcataattttgagacagtaagtcgaaattattaGATAGTATTTCATAATTATGTGATAGTAACTCGAAATTCTGAGATATATTAAGTCATAATAATTAGATGCtaaatcataattatgagatactgacttacaggatcctaattttgttctcaaaatgtcaaaaatgGACTTCCATAACTTTATTCTAGTGCCATGAATTTTATCAAAATTGATGTACTAGCATAATAACATGGTTCCTTTAAGTCCCTCTTTCATAAGGACATGTTATatcacatgcatatatatatatatatatatatatatatatatatatatgtgtatttatatatatatatatataactataactataactatatatatatagttatatatatatataaatacacatatatatataactataacaCGGTGGTTTATTAATCATGAGAGGTTATGAGTTATGACTCCTCCAGTAAGTCACACCCACACTCAGAGCCTTGCTGCGGTGCTCAGCAGCTGACCTGTGCCCGGtgccagcctctctctcccggCTCTGACCGGTCCACAGTCCGCGGCTCTGACAGCTCGTGCTGCACTTTGATCGCTGACCGACCGGAACCGACCCGggttcctctgggcagcatgtGGGGCATTTGCAGGAGAACGATGGTAAGTAACTCACACGTTTAGCCGATCTGGCTTGTTTACACTTTGCTAAGCCAACTGGAGCAAAAGTCATGACATCGATACGACTGACCTTCGAACTATTGGCTTGAGATCACCTCCATGAGGTTGATCGACCAGTTAAAGATAGTTACATAACTGACGCGAGTGCTAACTGTTACCAACGCATGCTAACCTAGCTCGTAGTAAACCTAGACTAGCAGCTAACGGTAGCTAAGCTAAGTGGGTCAAAGGTGGTTCACTAAGATTCAATATAACGTGAGATAAAAGACACGTAAGATGGACCGAGACGACGCGACATGTTTAATACTCTTTGGTCTTTTTGGTCTTAGCTCGATGCTAATCACTACGATCATAATTATGAGTAAATGCACCTGCTGGGAGTAACGTTAACATGCCCGAAGACCATTTAAATATCACGAGACATACACATAcgtatatttatgttatattagaTATAGACAGTAACGTCGCTGTTTCCTTTTGAGCTTTTACATGTTTGACCATCAGAtctgtacaaaaataaaaaagtaattcagtgatggatggggggggggggggtagccatTAACTGAGTCGCACGTGCATTGGGATTTAATATGACGTCATCCTCTTGATGACCGTTAGATGTTCGCTTCTTGTGTCTCCGCTGACTCGCTGAGCGCAGGCTCCCTCTAGCGGTCACATGTCGCCTTTTAGTGACGTCACCCTGTCTGTTCCCGAGAATCGGGGtctgtgggagttaaaggacgagTTCATAGAGAACAGAGATTCTGTACAGCGGTGTTaccagatcattgatctctgtCCACAGTAATATAACTTTGTTTTGtcagtttaacatcaggaagttgcagctcatcgtgtttttatgtgtttaaGACATCTTGAAGTCTAGCGAgctggttgctctcctctggttgtatcgaTGGATATAATTGagcatcatctgcataacaatgaacgtttatggagtgtttcctgatgatGTTgtccaaaggaagcatgtataagttAATACTTCCATCAAGTGTGGGGTCATCTTCTCACAGACTTCAGAGAGCAGAGGTTCAGGTTGAAGACAACCCACCACTGACTTCCCTTTCAGGCCTTCTGATCGGGACGTATTATTTGTCCCTATTGGCGGGCTGAACATTGACCCTCCGGCTCGTGTACCTGCAGCGCGGGGCGTGGTGGCTCAGAATCACGTGTTTGCTCACATGCTGCAAAACGCAAACAACTTCCACTGAGAATCGTCTGAAGTCCAGTCTGAGGTTTTCTTtcgaagatttaaaaaagattaaTTAAGAAGCCAGATTCATCAGGAGGTGATTTTGTTGCATTGAAGGATCTAGTTTAGAGTCATTGGTGGGACGCTTGAGGGCATATTTGAAAGCGGATGCCATCTCAAAATAAGTGATTTAAAAACTACAACAATGGAATTGAAGAGCAAAGCAAGCCAGGAAGTGTTTCAGTTAGTTCTCCAAACGACCCCACAGACgtgttccttcctttctttaaCGTTCCCCTCGTCTCTCAGGTGAAGGTGGGGATGCCGAAGCCCTGCTGCCTGATGAAACCCTGTCACCTGGTGAAGCCCGTGTCGGTGACCCGGGTCTCCGGCCGGTACCTGACCCACCAGAGGGGCCTGCCCGGCCTGCCCGTCCCCCCCCTGCAGCAGACCTGCGAGCGCTACATCAGCGCCCTGGAGCCCATCGTGGAGGCCGAGGAGCTGAGGCACGCCAAGGAGCTGGTGGCCGAGTTCCAGAAGGCCGGGGGGGTCGGAGAGCGGCTCCAGAGGGGCCTGGAGGCGAGGGCCCGGTCCACGGAGAACTGGGTGAGGCTCCATCACAAAGCCCGCTGGCCTCTCTGTGTTCATAACCGCTGACCAGCTGTTGACCGCTCTGCAGCTGTCAGAGTGGTGGGTGCAGGTTGCGTATCTCGACTACCGGCTGCCCGTCGTGGTGCATTCAAGTCCCGGGTTGGTGTTGCCCCGCATGAACTTCAGCGATAAGCAGGGGCAGATAAGGTGAATGCCGGTTTGAGTGTTTTAACAACCTTTTACAACGTGGAACGACTCCACCGTGTAGCTCCTCTCACTTCATGCTGTTTGTAACTGTAAAGCTTTTTAAtgcttttaatttaattaaatcataATCTCTATTTTCAGATTTGCCGCCAAACTGATAGCAGGAGTTTTAGACTTCAAGATGATGATCGACAAGTAAGTGCTCGGCTCAGAGCCGCCTCCTGATTGGCCGATAATAGTCGTGTCTCTTACCTTCAGTTTGTCATTACtgtaaaggaaggaaggagggaaggaaggagggaaggatagGAGGgacgaaggaaggaaggaagggagagagggagggagaaagggaggaaggaagcgaTGGGAAGGAAGTAAGGAGGGAGGGAATGAAGggagggtggatggatggatggaaggaatgatggagggagggaggaaaggaggtagAGGGGGTGGGAGGGACGAaataaggaaggaagggaggatgggagggaagggaaggaaccgagggaggatggatggatggaagggagggagggagggatgaaagaAGGAataaagggaaggaaggaagagagggagggaggatggaatagagagaaggaagagagggaggatgggtggatggaaggatggatggagagacggagggaggaaaggaggaagcaaggaagaaaggaaggaagacctcagtttattttgtatcgccccaaatcacaaatgtgACTTTAGAGTCTGTAGACAtcggacatccctgacctttgacctcaggacCAAAGGAACCGCAGTGAGAGCAGCTCTTGTCTCTGCAGTGAGACTCTGCCGGTGGAGCACATGGGGGGGAAGCCTCTGTGTATGAACCAGTACTACGAGGTGCTGTCGTCCTGCCGGGTCCCCGGTCTGAAGAGAGACTCCGTGGTGAACCACGCCAAGACCTCCAGCCCGCCTCGCCACATCGCCGTGGTCCACAACCTCCAGGTGAGGAACCGGACAACTGGTATCAACCAGCCTGACGGGGCCTGATGGGGCCTGACGGGGCCTGACGGAGCCTGACTGAGCCTTACGGGGCCTTACGGAGCCTGACGGAGCCTTACGGGGCCTGACGGGGTCTGACGGAGCCTTACGGGGCCTGACGGAGCCTTACGGAGCCTGACGGAGCCTGACGGAGCCTTACGGGGCCTTACGGAGCCTTACGGGGCCTGACGGAGCCTTACGGGGCCTGACGGAGCCTTACGGGGCCTTACGGGGCCTGACGGAGCCTTACGGGGCCTGACGGAGCCTTACGGGGCCTTACGGGGCCTTACGGAGCCTTACGGAGCCTTACGGAGCCTGACGGGGTCTGACGGGGCCTGACGGAGCCTGACGAACCCCTTCTTGTCTCTCCTCAGTTCTATGCGTTGGAGGTGTACCACAGCGACGGGAGGCCGCTGACGGCCGATGAGTTCTGTGTCCAGCTGGAGAAGATCTGCAGATCCTCGCCGCACAGCGACGTGGAGCCCGTCGGCATCCTCACCACGCAGCACCGCGACGCCTGGGGCCGCGCCTACGCCACCCTCACCCAGGGTGAGCCGAGGGTCTCCACCGAGAAGCTGGCTTCCAAGTGGCTTCTTAGTGGCTTCTTAGTGGCTTCTGAGCTGTGTTGACATTGAACACATTACAATAACAGATTGTAATGGATGCATCCTCAAACAAACATACATCTTGATTGAGTCAAACTGTTGCTGTGACATGAGGGTTTCTTTGTGTCCAGATGAGACCAACAGAGAGTCCGTGTCCGTCATCCAGAGGAGCATCTTCACGCTGTGCCTGGATGGAGCGGCGCCTCCAGTGGCCGATGAGGGATACCGCAGCAGTGCTGCAGTCCAGATGCTGCAcggaggagggagcaggtggAACAGCGCCAACCGCTGGTTTGACAAGACACTGCAGGTCTGAAGCCTGTTCtacttatttatattatatatatatatatagtcttgtTCTCTAAAAGTTTCTGATCTCTTCCAGTTTATTGTGGGAGTCGACGGGACGTGCGGCGCTAACTACGAGCACGCCCCGGCCGAGGGTCCGCCTATCGTGGCCCTGATCGACCACGTGGTGGAATACACGTGAGTAGATGAGACTCTGTGAGGAGAGAAACTCCCACCTGGACACCTGCGGCTTCATCAGTTATCACCTAGTTCTTCATCTCGTGTGACTCATCTTTCAGGAGGAAGCCGGAGACGACTCCCTCTCCCATGATGCCTTTGGCCACGCCCCAGAAACTGCTCTTCAACATCACACCTGAGATCAAGAAGGACATTGAGAAGGCCCAGCACGCCATGAACACGTGAGAGCAGattgtaatatttatatatatacagtatatatatatatatattagtgctgtgaaaaataacgcgttaactcagttaattaaattacaggattaattagttttgtttttttaacgcatttaacgcatgcgcagaatgagcttccaatccgtttgttgttggtcgtctctccagcagcatgtcattctgtctctacgtgtcgcgttaacacgactccaatctccgtctcgcgcgctgcagagctcggatgccggcgtgtgcgcacacatcgggacgaaaaaaagtcacttgcacccccccccccccccccccccgtcaacaactcttctcggag
The window above is part of the Pseudoliparis swirei isolate HS2019 ecotype Mariana Trench chromosome 15, NWPU_hadal_v1, whole genome shotgun sequence genome. Proteins encoded here:
- the crata gene encoding carnitine O-acetyltransferase, yielding MWGICRRTMVKVGMPKPCCLMKPCHLVKPVSVTRVSGRYLTHQRGLPGLPVPPLQQTCERYISALEPIVEAEELRHAKELVAEFQKAGGVGERLQRGLEARARSTENWLSEWWVQVAYLDYRLPVVVHSSPGLVLPRMNFSDKQGQIRFAAKLIAGVLDFKMMIDNETLPVEHMGGKPLCMNQYYEVLSSCRVPGLKRDSVVNHAKTSSPPRHIAVVHNLQFYALEVYHSDGRPLTADEFCVQLEKICRSSPHSDVEPVGILTTQHRDAWGRAYATLTQDETNRESVSVIQRSIFTLCLDGAAPPVADEGYRSSAAVQMLHGGGSRWNSANRWFDKTLQFIVGVDGTCGANYEHAPAEGPPIVALIDHVVEYTRKPETTPSPMMPLATPQKLLFNITPEIKKDIEKAQHAMNTLAQDLEMRVMVFGHFGKNVPKTHKMSPDAFIQMALQLAYYRMYQRCCATYESASQRAFRLGRTETIRSASSASAAFVKAFDDPGTQNTEKVDLLVKAVNAHRSYTTMAISGQAIDRHLLGLKMVAVEAELLIPDIYTDSTYAKALHYNLSTSQVPSKTDCVMCFGPIVPDGYGVCYNPMDDHINFAVSSFNACKDTDAARLARSVEEALLDMRTLLDQSPRAKL